A portion of the Feifania hominis genome contains these proteins:
- the mutS gene encoding DNA mismatch repair protein MutS — protein sequence MAELTPMMQQYMEIKNRNKDYILLYRLGDFYEMFFEDAKLASKELDLVLTGRDCGQEERAPMCGVPYHSCESYIARLVAKGYKVAICEQLEDPATAKGLVKRDIVRVITPGTVTELGMLDESKNNYLAAVSLTAGSAGITFSDISTGEIYATTVEGRDVPMRVLGEIGKFSPTEIILEGGMEGLEGLTAFAHDRLHATVTRAPEGEFTREKCEQIIAETYGADYLAREGLAELPAFIISCGMLLDYFRETQRCDLKNLKPINYYLPEQFMELDVTTRRNLELTETMRQQDKRGSLLGVLDRTKTSMGTRLLRRWIEMPLCNTAAIKKRQNAVAELIRSGERREELIARLKLVSDIERLMTRVVYNTANGRDLRALLATLELLPPVKAALKGAESAYLKELDESLDELAELRELLARAIVEKPPFSVREGGLIEKGYSSEVDSLNDLLKNSKAYILKIENTERERTGIKNLKISYNKVFGYYLEVTKSYQNLVPDHYIRKQTLANCERYITEELKELEGRILSAHERVCSLEYELFSKVREQVAGETFRLQRNAQALAALDVLCSFAVVARRGGYCMPEVDFSDEIRIKDGRHPVVEDLLKDALFVPNDTLLDTRENRLAIITGPNMAGKSTYMRQVAVITLMAQIGSFVPASSAHIGVVDKIFTRVGAADDLAMGQSTFMVEMSEVAHILKNATKKSLIIYDEIGRGTSTFDGMSIARAVVEFTADRKLLGAKTLFATHYHELTELERTIGGVKNYNIAVKKRGDDITFLRKIVRGGADDSYGIEVAKLAGIPQKVITRAKEILQDIELAEPVRPAHAPRRASQPEPEIEQTSFERSGAEALAESMRMLDVNTLTPIEAMNKLFELCNEAKKL from the coding sequence ATGGCCGAACTGACGCCGATGATGCAGCAGTACATGGAGATCAAAAACCGCAACAAGGACTATATTCTGCTCTACCGCCTCGGGGATTTCTACGAGATGTTCTTCGAGGATGCGAAACTCGCATCCAAGGAGCTCGATCTGGTGCTCACCGGGCGCGACTGCGGACAGGAGGAGCGCGCGCCGATGTGCGGCGTGCCCTACCACAGCTGCGAGAGCTACATCGCGCGGCTGGTTGCCAAGGGCTACAAGGTCGCCATCTGCGAACAGCTCGAGGACCCGGCCACGGCCAAGGGCCTTGTCAAGCGGGACATCGTGCGGGTGATCACACCCGGCACGGTGACCGAGCTCGGCATGCTCGACGAGTCGAAGAACAACTACCTCGCCGCGGTCAGCCTGACGGCGGGCAGCGCCGGCATCACCTTTTCGGACATCTCGACCGGCGAGATCTATGCGACCACCGTCGAGGGGAGAGACGTGCCCATGCGCGTACTGGGCGAGATCGGCAAGTTCTCCCCGACGGAGATCATTTTAGAGGGCGGCATGGAGGGCCTCGAGGGCCTGACCGCCTTTGCGCACGACCGGCTGCACGCCACTGTGACCCGCGCGCCCGAGGGCGAGTTCACCCGCGAGAAGTGCGAGCAGATCATCGCCGAGACCTACGGCGCGGACTACCTTGCGCGTGAGGGGCTCGCCGAGCTGCCCGCGTTTATCATCAGCTGCGGCATGCTTCTCGACTACTTCCGGGAGACGCAGCGCTGCGACTTGAAAAATCTCAAGCCCATCAACTACTACCTGCCCGAGCAGTTCATGGAGCTCGACGTGACCACCCGGCGCAACCTGGAGCTGACCGAGACCATGCGCCAGCAGGACAAGCGCGGCTCGCTGCTCGGCGTGCTCGACAGGACAAAGACCTCGATGGGGACGCGCCTGCTGCGCCGATGGATCGAGATGCCGCTGTGCAACACGGCGGCCATCAAAAAGCGCCAGAACGCCGTGGCGGAGCTCATCCGCTCGGGCGAGCGGCGCGAGGAGCTCATCGCGCGGCTCAAGCTCGTCTCGGACATTGAGCGGCTGATGACCCGCGTGGTCTACAACACCGCAAACGGCCGCGATCTGCGCGCGCTGCTCGCGACGCTCGAGCTTCTGCCGCCGGTCAAGGCGGCGCTCAAGGGGGCCGAGAGCGCCTATCTCAAAGAGCTCGACGAGAGCCTCGACGAGCTCGCCGAGCTGCGGGAGCTGCTCGCGAGAGCCATTGTGGAGAAGCCGCCTTTCTCGGTTCGCGAGGGCGGCCTCATCGAAAAGGGCTACAGCAGCGAGGTCGACTCGCTCAACGATCTGCTCAAAAACAGCAAAGCCTACATACTGAAAATCGAAAATACGGAGCGTGAGAGAACCGGCATCAAGAATCTCAAGATCTCCTACAACAAGGTGTTCGGCTACTATCTGGAGGTCACAAAGTCCTACCAGAATCTGGTGCCCGACCACTATATCAGAAAGCAGACGCTCGCGAACTGCGAGCGCTACATCACCGAGGAGCTCAAGGAGCTCGAGGGGCGCATTCTCTCGGCGCACGAGCGGGTCTGCTCGCTGGAGTATGAGCTCTTCTCGAAAGTGCGCGAGCAGGTCGCGGGCGAGACTTTCCGCCTGCAGCGAAACGCCCAGGCGCTCGCGGCGCTCGATGTGCTGTGCTCCTTTGCGGTGGTGGCGCGCCGGGGCGGCTACTGCATGCCCGAGGTCGATTTCAGCGACGAGATCCGCATCAAAGACGGCCGCCACCCCGTGGTGGAGGATCTGCTCAAGGATGCGCTCTTTGTGCCGAACGACACGCTGCTCGACACGCGCGAGAACCGGCTTGCGATCATCACCGGCCCCAACATGGCCGGAAAGTCGACCTATATGCGCCAGGTGGCGGTCATCACGCTCATGGCCCAGATCGGCAGCTTTGTGCCGGCGAGTTCGGCCCACATCGGCGTGGTGGACAAGATCTTCACCCGCGTGGGCGCGGCCGACGACCTGGCGATGGGCCAGTCGACCTTTATGGTCGAGATGAGCGAGGTGGCCCACATTCTCAAAAACGCCACAAAGAAGAGCCTGATCATCTACGACGAGATCGGCCGCGGCACGAGCACCTTTGACGGCATGAGCATCGCGCGCGCGGTGGTGGAATTCACCGCCGACCGCAAGCTGCTCGGCGCGAAGACCCTCTTTGCGACCCACTACCACGAGCTGACGGAGCTTGAGCGAACCATCGGCGGCGTGAAGAACTACAACATCGCCGTCAAAAAGCGCGGCGACGACATCACGTTTCTGCGCAAGATCGTGCGCGGCGGCGCAGACGACAGCTACGGCATCGAGGTGGCGAAGCTCGCGGGCATTCCGCAGAAGGTCATCACGCGGGCAAAGGAGATTCTTCAGGACATTGAGCTCGCCGAGCCCGTCCGGCCCGCCCACGCCCCGCGGCGCGCGTCGCAGCCCGAGCCGGAGATCGAGCAGACCTCCTTTGAGCGCAGCGGCGCTGAGGCGCTCGCCGAGAGCATGCGCATGCTCGACGTGAACACGCTGACGCCGATTGAGGCGATGAACAAGCTCTTTGAGCTGTGCAACGAGGCGAAAAAACTCTAG
- the mutL gene encoding DNA mismatch repair endonuclease MutL, whose translation MGKINVLDRQVANLIAAGEVVDRPMSVAKELTENAIDAGATSITVEIRHGGASYLRVTDNGVGMERDDVPRAFLRHATSKVRTEEDLTRIGTLGFRGEALAAIAAVSKVAVMTRQSGQTEGTLYRIEGGEELELAPAGCPDGTTVTVRDLFFNTPARMKFLKKDATESATIAALMDKFALSHPEIAFCFIRDGRPALQTTGDGDLSAVVFEVYGRDSSKKMLEVRYEHEGIRVSGFVGAPLAARPNRNLQNFFLNGRMVKAKTFTYALEEAFQNRIMTERYPICALAVELDTALVDVNVHPTKLEVKFANERRVYEAVYFAVCAALDARGERDAFELPQAPRAAARFDVPAAEYTQQRLGAPARAGVAYAPPKDEPPVRVDQQAWGYRGGSAAVKPEPAAKPPRWTSEPPAGPARPAAWPRGAGAQAPAAAQSAQTTPEELRPNGRTASATGPQSAEGSAGVRYADGAQAPAWEGKSPAAGDTAPDCRAEGLRGESSAAGEHRADSGETAQGAEAHGADLAQGEAAPAPENIPAQGDPPERGEEPPAVARESFRLAGELYHTYLIVEVGDDVYFIDKHAAQERMTFERLRAAQAARETQTLLAPVMVPLAREEAAAVAQNLPVFEQLGFALEDFGDGSFLCRGAPIGTDEGDIPALVEEVAGELLRGKRDPGPHSIDDLLHSIACKASMKGGQKNAPEDLEDLVAKLLALPDIRYCPHGRPVALVLSRRYFEKQFRR comes from the coding sequence ATGGGAAAAATCAACGTGCTCGACCGGCAGGTGGCGAATCTGATCGCGGCGGGCGAGGTGGTCGACCGGCCGATGTCGGTGGCCAAGGAGCTCACCGAGAACGCCATTGACGCGGGCGCGACCAGCATCACCGTCGAGATCCGTCACGGGGGTGCGAGCTACCTGCGCGTCACCGACAACGGCGTGGGGATGGAGCGCGACGACGTGCCGCGCGCCTTTTTGCGCCACGCCACGAGCAAGGTGCGCACCGAGGAGGATCTCACGCGCATCGGCACGCTCGGCTTTCGCGGCGAGGCGCTCGCGGCCATCGCGGCGGTGTCAAAAGTGGCGGTGATGACCAGACAGAGCGGCCAGACCGAGGGCACGCTCTACCGCATCGAGGGCGGCGAGGAGCTCGAGCTCGCCCCGGCAGGCTGTCCGGACGGCACGACGGTCACGGTGCGCGATCTGTTTTTCAACACCCCCGCGCGCATGAAGTTTCTCAAAAAGGACGCGACCGAGTCCGCCACCATCGCGGCGCTGATGGACAAGTTCGCCCTCTCCCACCCGGAGATCGCGTTCTGCTTCATCCGCGACGGGCGCCCCGCGCTGCAGACCACGGGCGACGGCGACCTGTCGGCTGTGGTCTTTGAGGTCTATGGGCGCGACAGCTCGAAGAAGATGCTCGAGGTGCGCTACGAACACGAGGGAATCCGCGTCAGCGGCTTTGTGGGCGCGCCCCTCGCGGCGCGGCCCAACCGCAATTTGCAGAACTTCTTTTTAAACGGCCGCATGGTCAAGGCAAAGACCTTTACCTACGCGCTCGAGGAGGCCTTTCAAAACCGGATCATGACCGAGCGATACCCCATCTGCGCGCTCGCGGTCGAGCTTGACACCGCGCTTGTGGATGTGAATGTGCATCCGACCAAGCTCGAGGTGAAGTTTGCCAACGAGCGCCGGGTCTATGAGGCGGTCTACTTTGCGGTCTGTGCGGCGCTTGACGCGCGCGGGGAGCGCGACGCCTTTGAGCTGCCGCAGGCCCCGCGCGCCGCGGCGCGCTTCGACGTGCCGGCGGCCGAGTACACGCAGCAGCGCCTCGGCGCCCCCGCGCGGGCGGGCGTCGCCTATGCCCCGCCGAAAGACGAGCCGCCGGTCCGGGTGGATCAGCAGGCCTGGGGCTACCGGGGCGGGAGCGCCGCCGTGAAGCCGGAGCCCGCGGCCAAACCGCCGCGCTGGACGAGCGAGCCGCCCGCCGGCCCGGCCCGGCCCGCCGCGTGGCCGCGCGGCGCCGGTGCGCAGGCGCCCGCAGCAGCGCAGAGCGCGCAGACCACCCCGGAGGAGCTCCGGCCAAACGGCAGAACGGCGAGCGCGACCGGGCCGCAGAGCGCGGAGGGCTCCGCCGGTGTCCGGTACGCTGACGGCGCGCAGGCGCCCGCATGGGAGGGAAAATCGCCCGCCGCGGGGGACACTGCGCCGGATTGCCGGGCGGAGGGCTTGCGCGGGGAGAGCTCCGCCGCAGGAGAGCACCGCGCCGACAGCGGGGAGACCGCGCAGGGCGCTGAGGCTCACGGGGCGGACCTCGCGCAGGGCGAAGCCGCGCCGGCACCGGAGAATATACCGGCGCAGGGAGATCCGCCGGAGCGCGGGGAGGAGCCCCCCGCTGTGGCGCGGGAGAGCTTTCGGCTGGCCGGCGAGCTCTACCACACCTATCTCATCGTGGAGGTCGGCGACGACGTCTACTTCATCGACAAGCACGCCGCGCAGGAGCGCATGACTTTCGAGCGGCTTCGCGCGGCGCAGGCCGCCCGTGAGACGCAGACTCTGCTCGCGCCGGTGATGGTGCCCCTCGCCCGCGAGGAGGCGGCCGCAGTCGCGCAGAATCTGCCGGTCTTCGAGCAGCTCGGCTTTGCGCTTGAGGACTTCGGCGACGGCAGCTTTCTGTGCCGCGGCGCGCCGATTGGAACCGACGAGGGGGACATCCCCGCGCTCGTCGAGGAGGTGGCGGGCGAGCTGCTGCGCGGCAAGCGGGATCCCGGCCCCCACAGCATCGACGATCTGCTGCACTCCATCGCCTGCAAGGCGTCGATGAAAGGCGGGCAGAAAAACGCCCCCGAGGATCTCGAAGATCTGGTCGCAAAGCTCCTGGCGCTGCCCGACATCCGCTACTGCCCGCATGGGCGGCCGGTGGCGCTGGTGCTCTCGCGCCGCTACTTTGAAAAACAGTTCCGGCGGTGA
- the miaA gene encoding tRNA (adenosine(37)-N6)-dimethylallyltransferase MiaA yields MRRQLLPAVVGTTASGKTALAIRLAQRCGGEVVSADSMQIYRRMDIGTAKPTAAERREAVHHMVDIVEPGESFSTFDYVAMARGVIAQIAARGRLPILAGGTGLYVSTLLDGTSLPEMENDAAVREKYLAIAREQGNEALHRQLAQVDPAAAAAVHPNNVKRVARALEVYELTGRTVTWWNERSKREPSPYEPLLFGLTYRDRARLYEAIDSRVDRMVQQGLLDEVRSLLDAGVCPASTAFQAIGYKELAAHLAGACSFEQAVESVKRESRRYAKRQLTWFRRDGRVRWFYVDEMDMEKITENCQNMVVNHL; encoded by the coding sequence ATGAGACGACAGCTTTTGCCGGCGGTGGTCGGCACCACGGCGAGCGGCAAGACGGCGCTCGCCATCCGCCTCGCGCAGCGCTGCGGCGGCGAGGTGGTCTCGGCCGACTCCATGCAGATCTACCGCCGCATGGACATCGGCACGGCCAAGCCCACGGCGGCCGAGCGGCGAGAGGCCGTGCACCACATGGTGGACATTGTGGAGCCCGGCGAGAGCTTTTCGACCTTTGACTATGTCGCGATGGCGCGCGGGGTGATCGCGCAGATCGCGGCGCGCGGGCGGCTGCCGATTCTCGCGGGGGGCACGGGGCTCTATGTCTCGACGCTTCTCGACGGCACGAGTCTGCCCGAGATGGAAAACGACGCGGCGGTGCGTGAGAAGTACCTCGCCATCGCGCGCGAGCAGGGAAACGAGGCGCTGCACAGGCAGCTTGCGCAGGTCGATCCGGCCGCGGCCGCAGCCGTTCACCCGAACAACGTCAAGCGCGTGGCGCGGGCGCTTGAGGTCTACGAGCTGACGGGCAGGACCGTCACCTGGTGGAATGAGCGCTCGAAGAGAGAGCCCTCGCCCTATGAGCCGCTGCTCTTCGGGCTGACCTACCGCGACCGGGCGCGGCTCTACGAGGCCATTGACAGCCGTGTGGACCGCATGGTGCAGCAGGGGCTTCTCGACGAGGTGCGCTCGCTTCTCGACGCGGGCGTCTGCCCCGCGTCGACCGCCTTTCAGGCCATCGGCTACAAGGAGCTCGCGGCCCATCTCGCCGGGGCTTGCAGCTTCGAGCAGGCGGTCGAGAGCGTCAAGCGCGAATCGCGCCGGTACGCCAAGCGCCAGCTGACCTGGTTTCGGCGCGACGGGCGGGTGCGCTGGTTCTATGTGGATGAGATGGACATGGAAAAAATTACAGAAAATTGCCAAAACATGGTAGTCAATCATCTCTGA
- the hfq gene encoding RNA chaperone Hfq produces the protein MNRINLQDNFLNQARRERIFLTMYLMNGVKMTGVCKGFDNFVVLLESGGIDQMIYKHAISTVIPARQINAAQPPQGDAED, from the coding sequence ATGAACAGAATCAATTTGCAGGACAACTTTTTGAACCAAGCGCGCCGCGAGCGCATCTTTCTGACGATGTATCTGATGAACGGCGTCAAGATGACGGGCGTCTGCAAGGGCTTTGACAACTTTGTGGTGCTGCTCGAGAGCGGCGGCATCGATCAGATGATATACAAACACGCGATTTCAACCGTGATTCCGGCCCGGCAGATCAACGCGGCGCAGCCGCCGCAGGGGGATGCCGAGGACTGA
- a CDS encoding HlyD family efflux transporter periplasmic adaptor subunit: MRRVIGRIIATVVVLAAAAFLALQLFRFSLPEYQTETAELYSASEETAVQGLLIREEQLIAYPADPDAAYEYLVDDGVRVAKGGKIATVYRSQEDLSRRLEVTRLTSKIENLERVVGESAESVVEIASIEQDINSLILSVHGALDENRGDRVSALEDELHLAINKKKAIMGGSDELLAEIAALTAERDRIQSTIQSAETALYAPEAGYFVKTTDGYETQLLPDEVENLTVERLTQLMDMQVTPTDEYAGKVVTDYQWFFACVLTDEQCQGLTQGQKVSLRFPFLIDESIPATLDILREEHEGNLAVFSSYYVLNEINLLRSQTVQIVRDDHQGLKVNSSALRVVDGESGVFTLSGSVIEFKPVNILYAKDNYVIVEWDQNQKGGLKLYDEVIVKGKDLYDGKVIN; this comes from the coding sequence ATGAGACGAGTCATTGGCAGGATCATTGCAACGGTGGTTGTCTTGGCGGCGGCCGCGTTTCTCGCGCTGCAGCTGTTTCGCTTTTCGCTGCCCGAGTACCAGACCGAGACGGCCGAGCTCTACTCGGCGAGCGAGGAGACGGCGGTGCAGGGGCTTCTCATCCGCGAGGAGCAGCTCATCGCCTACCCGGCCGACCCGGACGCGGCCTATGAGTACCTGGTGGACGACGGCGTGCGGGTGGCAAAGGGCGGCAAGATCGCGACGGTCTACCGAAGCCAGGAGGATCTCAGCCGCCGGCTCGAGGTGACAAGGCTGACCAGCAAAATCGAGAATCTCGAGCGCGTGGTCGGCGAGTCGGCCGAGAGCGTGGTGGAGATTGCGAGCATCGAGCAGGACATCAACTCCCTGATACTCAGCGTGCACGGCGCGCTCGACGAGAACCGCGGCGACCGGGTCAGCGCCCTCGAGGACGAGCTGCACCTGGCGATCAACAAGAAGAAGGCGATCATGGGCGGAAGCGACGAGCTGCTCGCTGAAATTGCGGCGCTCACCGCCGAGCGCGATCGGATTCAGAGCACCATCCAATCGGCTGAGACGGCGCTCTACGCGCCTGAGGCGGGCTACTTTGTCAAGACGACCGACGGCTACGAGACGCAGCTTCTGCCGGACGAGGTGGAGAATCTCACCGTCGAGCGGCTCACGCAGCTGATGGACATGCAGGTGACACCGACCGACGAGTACGCGGGCAAGGTGGTCACCGACTACCAGTGGTTCTTCGCGTGTGTGCTCACCGATGAGCAGTGCCAGGGACTCACCCAGGGGCAGAAGGTGTCTCTTCGCTTTCCGTTTCTGATCGACGAGTCGATTCCGGCCACGCTCGACATTCTGCGCGAGGAGCACGAGGGGAACCTCGCGGTCTTCTCGAGCTACTATGTGCTAAACGAGATCAATCTGCTGCGCAGCCAGACGGTGCAGATCGTGCGCGACGACCACCAGGGGCTCAAGGTGAACTCTTCGGCGCTGCGCGTGGTGGACGGCGAGTCGGGGGTCTTTACGCTCTCGGGCTCGGTCATCGAGTTCAAGCCGGTGAACATCCTCTACGCCAAGGACAACTATGTGATCGTCGAGTGGGACCAGAACCAGAAAGGCGGCCTCAAGCTCTACGACGAGGTCATCGTCAAGGGCAAGGACCTCTACGACGGCAAAGTCATCAATTGA
- a CDS encoding YggS family pyridoxal phosphate-dependent enzyme, which translates to MSIADNLKYIEERIAAAAERSGRRREDITLIAVSKKVEPARICEAAACGVTDIGENYAQELTAKLPELPQELRKHYIGHLQSNKVKLLVGRVETIQSVDSERLAAEIERRAAALGVRQRVLVEVNLGSELRKSGVAAEQAPELVERIAAYPHVEAAGLMAIPPQCDSESEARRYFERLHRIYVDIKNKKIDNTNICLLSMGMSADFEAAIAEGSNMVRIGTAIFGSRT; encoded by the coding sequence ATGAGTATAGCAGATAACTTAAAATACATAGAGGAGCGAATTGCGGCAGCTGCCGAGCGGTCGGGCCGCCGGAGGGAGGACATCACGCTCATCGCGGTGTCGAAGAAAGTGGAGCCGGCGCGCATCTGCGAGGCCGCCGCCTGCGGCGTGACGGACATCGGCGAGAACTATGCCCAGGAGCTCACGGCAAAGCTCCCGGAGCTGCCGCAGGAGCTCAGAAAGCACTACATCGGCCATCTGCAGTCGAACAAGGTCAAGCTGCTCGTGGGCCGGGTCGAGACCATTCAGTCGGTGGACAGCGAACGCCTCGCCGCCGAGATCGAGCGCCGCGCGGCGGCGCTCGGCGTGCGCCAGAGGGTGCTCGTTGAGGTCAACCTCGGCAGCGAGCTGAGAAAGAGCGGCGTCGCGGCCGAGCAGGCGCCGGAGCTTGTGGAGCGGATCGCCGCATACCCCCACGTCGAGGCGGCGGGGCTCATGGCCATTCCGCCGCAGTGTGACAGCGAGAGCGAGGCGCGGCGCTATTTTGAGCGGCTGCACCGAATTTATGTTGACATCAAGAACAAAAAAATAGATAATACTAATATATGTCTTCTTTCGATGGGCATGTCGGCCGACTTTGAAGCGGCAATCGCCGAGGGGTCGAACATGGTGCGCATCGGAACGGCCATCTTCGGCAGCCGCACGTGA
- a CDS encoding cell division protein SepF: MGMFSKLKDFIGAGDDDLYDEEEEDVGIFAIEKGVSGDGRERAPEEKKGSSYETRYESKSAEQKRSNKVVNIHTTAQLQVILVKPERFDDAAGIADHLNEKRTIVLNLESTNKDVSRRLVDFLSGVAYANGGQIKKVANSTFIITPYNVDIMGDLLDELENNGVFF, encoded by the coding sequence ATGGGAATGTTCAGTAAACTCAAGGATTTCATCGGCGCGGGGGACGACGACCTCTACGATGAGGAGGAAGAGGACGTCGGCATCTTTGCCATAGAGAAAGGCGTGTCCGGCGACGGCCGTGAGCGCGCGCCCGAGGAGAAGAAGGGCAGCTCCTACGAGACCCGCTACGAGTCGAAGTCCGCGGAGCAGAAGCGCAGCAACAAGGTCGTCAACATCCACACGACCGCGCAGCTGCAGGTCATTCTGGTCAAGCCCGAGCGCTTTGACGACGCGGCCGGCATCGCCGACCACCTAAACGAGAAGCGCACGATTGTTCTGAATCTCGAGTCCACCAACAAGGACGTCAGCCGCCGCCTTGTCGACTTTCTGTCGGGCGTGGCCTATGCCAACGGCGGCCAGATCAAAAAGGTGGCCAATTCCACCTTTATCATCACCCCCTACAACGTGGACATCATGGGGGATCTTCTCGACGAGCTCGAAAACAACGGCGTGTTCTTCTGA
- a CDS encoding YggT family protein: MNTVLYYVCRVASSFLSVVQTLLVLRAILSWFAYANPTVGRMYGALANLTEPIVVPFRAITERIPFLRAIPLDFSIILTWFALEVLRRLVWMLY, encoded by the coding sequence ATGAATACCGTTTTGTACTATGTCTGCCGTGTCGCGAGCAGCTTTCTGAGCGTCGTTCAGACGCTCCTCGTGCTGCGGGCGATACTCAGCTGGTTCGCCTACGCGAACCCGACGGTCGGGCGGATGTACGGGGCGCTTGCGAATTTGACGGAACCAATTGTGGTTCCGTTTCGCGCAATCACCGAGCGAATCCCGTTTCTGCGTGCCATTCCGCTCGATTTTTCCATCATTCTGACCTGGTTTGCGCTGGAAGTTCTGCGCAGACTGGTCTGGATGCTCTACTGA
- a CDS encoding DivIVA domain-containing protein codes for MINAEDIKSKLFRKQLSGYSIAEVDLFLSEVSADVEELNRQNAELLSKIDLLIERLDQYEQQEEQIKAAILNAQRMCDSMVKDAQSRADLLIRDAEIRAKKIVDSADATIENKKHEFESLKAEVSRFRGELIDMYKSHLDVIRELPAFENPEADATLPPPESDEQPEPEQDYAEPPAYETREPEPAPQPETARSTPEPEPERSAPEPEEPAPSYDVIEEEEYEYAGYEPAPVSTGSFTDTVDLDFHEVYDDENADTRELTVEDMRFDAPEPERSAPEPEPEKSRRSRFADMLKFGADYDIDGDDEDDDEDEDDEDEDEAFERRFFRRKK; via the coding sequence ATGATCAACGCGGAGGATATCAAGAGCAAGCTCTTTCGAAAGCAGCTCAGCGGCTACAGCATCGCCGAGGTGGACCTCTTTCTGTCGGAGGTCTCGGCCGATGTGGAGGAGCTAAACCGCCAGAACGCCGAGCTTCTCTCGAAGATTGATCTGCTCATTGAGCGGCTCGACCAGTATGAGCAGCAGGAGGAGCAGATCAAGGCCGCCATTTTAAACGCCCAGCGCATGTGCGACAGCATGGTCAAGGACGCGCAGAGCCGCGCCGATCTGCTCATTCGCGACGCGGAGATCCGCGCCAAGAAGATTGTCGACAGCGCCGACGCCACCATTGAGAACAAAAAGCATGAGTTCGAGAGCCTCAAGGCCGAGGTCTCGCGCTTTCGCGGCGAACTCATTGACATGTACAAGTCCCATCTGGATGTGATCCGCGAGCTGCCCGCCTTTGAGAACCCGGAGGCGGACGCGACGCTGCCGCCGCCTGAGAGCGATGAGCAGCCCGAGCCGGAGCAGGACTATGCCGAGCCGCCGGCGTATGAGACCCGTGAGCCGGAGCCCGCACCCCAGCCGGAGACGGCGCGCAGCACGCCCGAGCCGGAGCCCGAGCGCAGCGCCCCCGAGCCGGAGGAGCCGGCGCCGAGCTACGATGTGATCGAGGAAGAGGAATACGAGTATGCCGGTTATGAGCCGGCACCCGTTTCGACGGGCTCTTTTACCGACACGGTGGACCTCGATTTTCACGAGGTCTATGACGATGAGAACGCGGACACCCGCGAGCTCACCGTGGAGGATATGCGCTTTGACGCGCCGGAGCCGGAGCGCAGCGCCCCGGAGCCCGAGCCCGAGAAGTCCCGCCGCAGCCGCTTTGCGGACATGCTCAAGTTCGGCGCCGACTACGACATCGACGGCGACGATGAGGATGACGACGAAGACGAGGACGACGAGGATGAGGACGAGGCGTTTGAGCGCCGCTTCTTCCGGCGGAAAAAATAG